In the Alkaliphilus oremlandii OhILAs genome, one interval contains:
- a CDS encoding DAK2 domain-containing protein — MILSGAQNLETNKEIVNALNVFPVPDGDTGTNMSLTMQSAAKEVKSAKSDLLEDIANAAANGSLMGARGNSGVILSQLFRGFAKGVKGKKEVNTKDLAEALKSGADTAYKAVMKPIEGTILTVARESAEAALIIANKEKDIVRFLEKVIKYADRSLERTPELLKVLKDAGVVDSGGKGLLYIYLGALGALTGKIPVAEKDELFEQNQMHPIEEMNGNIEFGYCTEFIIRSGNADIHKFRDIIEGYGDSMLVVGNDSVVKVHIHTNHPGKVLEHALELGGLSDIKIDNMRLQHRHEVFNQAEYKEDAKKEPVNNKEETKKYGFITVTMGDGLTKIFKDFNVDYVIEGGQTMNPSTEDFIKAIENINAETIFILPNNSNVLMAANQAKSISDKNIIVIPSKSVPQGLSALLAVNLDAAPEVNEEAMSEAIQHVRTGQVTYAVRDTSYNDIEICEGDILGIGDSEIKSSGKDMKEVSLGLIDEMITEESEIITVFYGADVSEEEAEELLEELTNKYADIDVELYYGGQPLYYYIFSIE; from the coding sequence ATGATATTATCTGGCGCACAGAATCTGGAGACCAATAAAGAAATTGTGAATGCACTGAATGTATTTCCTGTTCCAGATGGTGATACTGGAACCAATATGTCATTAACGATGCAGTCAGCGGCAAAGGAAGTAAAAAGTGCGAAATCAGACCTTTTAGAAGATATAGCAAATGCAGCGGCAAATGGTTCGTTGATGGGGGCAAGAGGAAACTCTGGTGTTATTTTATCCCAGCTTTTTAGAGGCTTTGCGAAAGGCGTAAAAGGCAAAAAAGAAGTAAATACGAAGGATCTAGCAGAAGCCCTTAAATCAGGAGCGGATACAGCATATAAAGCTGTAATGAAGCCTATCGAAGGGACCATATTGACGGTTGCAAGAGAAAGTGCAGAAGCAGCTTTAATCATAGCAAATAAAGAAAAAGACATTGTTCGATTTCTTGAAAAGGTAATCAAATATGCAGATAGATCATTGGAGAGAACACCAGAACTTCTGAAGGTATTAAAGGATGCGGGCGTTGTAGACTCTGGTGGTAAAGGTTTATTATATATATATTTAGGTGCTTTAGGAGCCCTAACAGGTAAAATTCCTGTAGCAGAAAAAGATGAATTGTTTGAGCAAAATCAAATGCATCCTATAGAAGAAATGAATGGCAATATTGAATTTGGATATTGCACAGAATTCATTATTCGTTCTGGTAATGCTGATATTCATAAGTTCAGAGATATTATAGAGGGATATGGCGATTCTATGCTGGTAGTAGGCAATGATAGCGTCGTAAAGGTACATATTCATACGAATCATCCAGGAAAAGTATTGGAGCACGCATTGGAGCTTGGTGGATTAAGTGATATTAAAATAGATAATATGAGGTTACAGCATAGACATGAAGTTTTTAACCAGGCAGAGTATAAAGAAGATGCTAAAAAAGAGCCTGTAAATAATAAAGAAGAAACAAAAAAATATGGATTCATTACGGTAACCATGGGTGATGGTTTAACTAAAATATTTAAAGATTTTAATGTGGATTATGTCATTGAAGGCGGACAGACCATGAACCCAAGTACGGAAGATTTTATTAAGGCGATTGAAAATATCAATGCTGAAACCATATTCATTCTACCGAACAACAGTAATGTTCTGATGGCCGCAAATCAGGCAAAATCTATTTCTGATAAGAATATTATAGTGATTCCTTCAAAGTCCGTTCCTCAAGGATTATCTGCTCTTCTTGCAGTGAATCTAGATGCGGCGCCGGAAGTAAATGAAGAGGCAATGAGTGAAGCGATACAGCATGTTAGAACTGGTCAAGTGACGTATGCGGTCAGGGATACAAGCTATAATGATATAGAAATATGCGAAGGCGATATTCTTGGAATTGGAGATAGTGAAATTAAATCTTCCGGTAAGGATATGAAAGAAGTATCTTTAGGACTTATAGATGAGATGATTACTGAAGAAAGCGAAATTATCACTGTTTTTTATGGAGCCGATGTAAGTGAGGAAGAAGCAGAGGAATTGCTTGAGGAATTAACAAATAAATATGCAGATATAGATGTTGAACTGTACTACGGAGGACAACCCTTATATTATTATATTTTTTCTATTGAATAG
- the rlmN gene encoding 23S rRNA (adenine(2503)-C(2))-methyltransferase RlmN: MEKIDLLSLTLKEIEEILTNMGEKKFRGKQIFQWVNKGVKTFDEMTNLSKNLRDQLAERTYITNIKIEKKLISSIDGTIKYLFLLEDCNIIEGVVMKYHHGLTACISTQVGCAMGCTFCASTLDGLVRNLRAGEMIDQILTMQEDTGERISNIVLMGSGEPLHNYDETINFLKIINDENGLNIGNRHITLSTSGLVPQIKTLADLKIPINLAISLHAPNDELRQQTMPVAKKYAIDELIDSCRYYIEKTGRRITFEYALIKGVNDRDKDARELGDLLKGMLCHVNLIPVNNVDERGYKKPSIESIHQFQNTLKKAGIETTVRREMGADINAACGQLRRKHLQN, encoded by the coding sequence ATGGAAAAGATCGATTTATTGAGTTTAACATTAAAAGAAATAGAAGAAATTTTAACCAATATGGGGGAAAAAAAGTTTCGTGGAAAACAAATCTTCCAATGGGTGAATAAGGGTGTAAAAACCTTTGATGAAATGACCAATCTTTCTAAAAATCTAAGAGATCAATTAGCGGAGCGTACTTATATCACAAATATTAAAATTGAAAAAAAATTAATTTCTAGTATCGATGGTACAATAAAATATTTATTTTTACTAGAGGACTGTAATATAATAGAAGGTGTCGTAATGAAATACCATCACGGTTTAACGGCGTGTATCTCCACTCAGGTAGGTTGTGCCATGGGGTGTACATTTTGTGCTTCCACTTTAGATGGTTTAGTTCGAAATCTGAGAGCTGGAGAGATGATAGACCAAATACTAACGATGCAAGAGGACACAGGGGAAAGGATATCCAACATCGTACTGATGGGCAGTGGAGAGCCGCTTCATAACTATGATGAGACCATCAACTTTTTAAAGATCATAAACGATGAGAATGGATTAAATATAGGAAATCGCCATATTACCTTATCCACTTCCGGTCTAGTTCCTCAAATAAAAACTTTAGCAGATTTAAAGATTCCCATTAATCTGGCCATATCACTTCATGCGCCTAATGATGAATTGAGGCAACAGACCATGCCTGTGGCCAAAAAATACGCCATCGATGAGCTAATTGATAGCTGTAGATATTATATAGAGAAAACAGGGCGTCGAATTACATTTGAATACGCATTGATCAAAGGGGTCAATGATAGGGATAAGGATGCTAGGGAATTGGGCGATTTGTTAAAAGGGATGCTCTGCCATGTGAACTTAATCCCTGTAAACAATGTAGACGAAAGAGGCTATAAAAAACCCAGTATAGAATCGATTCATCAATTCCAAAACACTTTAAAAAAAGCTGGAATCGAAACTACTGTTCGTCGAGAGATGGGGGCGGATATCAACGCAGCCTGCGGTCAATTAAGGAGAAAACATTTACAAAATTAA
- the rpe gene encoding ribulose-phosphate 3-epimerase gives MKLAPSILSADFSNLIGDVKRVEDAGCDMLHIDVMDGHFVPNITIGPLIVESLQGKTTLPFDVHLMIEDPDQYIPQFAKAGAHIISVHSEACVHLHRTIQLIKAHNVKAAVALNPGTPLNVIEHVLEDLDMVLIMTVNPGFGGQSFIEPMIEKIRSLKKIIEDRGLSIDIQVDGGIKVDNVKKVIDAGANIIVAGSAIFGSENIPEIVTKFRENSRA, from the coding sequence ATGAAATTAGCGCCATCCATATTGTCAGCAGATTTTTCTAATTTAATAGGAGATGTAAAGAGGGTAGAAGATGCAGGATGTGACATGCTCCATATTGATGTAATGGACGGGCATTTTGTTCCGAACATTACAATCGGTCCACTGATTGTAGAAAGCTTACAGGGGAAGACCACACTACCTTTTGACGTACATTTAATGATAGAAGATCCAGATCAATATATCCCTCAATTTGCCAAGGCAGGAGCCCATATTATATCTGTCCACAGTGAAGCTTGTGTCCATTTGCATAGAACCATACAGCTCATTAAAGCACACAATGTAAAGGCTGCTGTTGCGCTTAATCCAGGGACGCCATTAAATGTAATAGAGCACGTATTAGAGGATTTGGATATGGTTTTAATCATGACAGTTAACCCTGGATTTGGTGGACAGAGTTTTATAGAACCCATGATAGAAAAAATAAGGTCTCTGAAAAAAATCATAGAGGATCGAGGCCTCTCCATTGATATTCAAGTAGATGGTGGTATCAAAGTAGATAATGTGAAAAAAGTTATTGATGCAGGTGCAAATATTATCGTTGCTGGATCTGCCATATTCGGTAGTGAAAATATTCCAGAGATCGTAACAAAGTTTAGAGAAAATTCTAGAGCTTAA
- the rpmB gene encoding 50S ribosomal protein L28, producing MARVCEVCAKGKVSGNVVSHSNRHNRRTWEPNLRRVRAIVNGTAKRINVCTRCLRSGRVERAL from the coding sequence GTGGCAAGAGTATGCGAGGTTTGTGCTAAAGGTAAAGTTTCTGGTAATGTGGTGAGTCACTCAAACCGCCATAACAGAAGAACTTGGGAGCCTAACTTAAGAAGAGTTAGAGCGATCGTAAATGGTACAGCAAAAAGAATTAACGTTTGTACAAGATGTCTGCGTTCTGGTAGAGTTGAAAGAGCGTTATAA
- a CDS encoding thiamine diphosphokinase — MEIAIVSNGCIGNLEFLKEAVKKSDYIICADGAARYLMEINVYPDLLVGDLDSIDSLSLKWIQDGDIQLEKFPVNKDMTDTELAIEFAAERMPKKITVFGGTGSRTDHSLGNILLLYKIHQMGIEAHLRDEFNHLMITDDEINVSGRIGQTISVIPIGGSAEGVTLKGLEYPLYNYTIELGSSIGISNRFIEENATIAVKRGILLVIKTEE, encoded by the coding sequence ATGGAGATAGCAATCGTGTCCAATGGTTGCATTGGCAACCTTGAATTTCTAAAAGAAGCTGTAAAAAAAAGTGACTATATTATTTGTGCCGATGGCGCAGCCCGATATTTAATGGAGATTAATGTATATCCCGACTTGTTAGTAGGCGATTTAGATTCCATTGATTCCTTATCTTTAAAATGGATTCAAGATGGTGATATTCAGCTGGAGAAATTCCCTGTGAATAAAGATATGACCGATACGGAACTGGCAATAGAATTTGCAGCAGAAAGGATGCCGAAAAAAATAACCGTTTTTGGCGGCACAGGCTCCCGTACAGATCATAGTCTAGGAAACATCCTGTTGCTCTATAAGATCCATCAAATGGGGATAGAGGCCCATCTGAGGGATGAATTCAACCATCTGATGATAACGGATGACGAAATCAATGTAAGTGGCAGAATCGGTCAAACGATTTCCGTCATACCCATCGGCGGAAGTGCAGAGGGAGTTACATTGAAGGGACTGGAATATCCTTTATATAATTACACCATTGAATTGGGAAGTTCTATAGGAATTAGCAATCGATTCATTGAAGAGAATGCGACGATTGCTGTCAAAAGAGGAATACTCTTGGTAATTAAAACAGAGGAATAA
- a CDS encoding Asp23/Gls24 family envelope stress response protein, with protein sequence MPGKLVTQLGTIIIDDYVLTSIAGVSTMECYGVVGMAAKSAAGGLVELLKREQSGKGVKVHTEEDEITIDIFVIVEFGTRISVVANNIIEKVKYNIENLTGMNVKKVNINVQGVRVQK encoded by the coding sequence ATGCCAGGAAAATTAGTTACTCAATTAGGTACAATTATAATTGATGATTATGTTTTAACATCGATCGCTGGAGTTTCAACTATGGAATGCTATGGCGTAGTAGGAATGGCTGCTAAGTCTGCGGCTGGAGGGCTTGTAGAATTATTAAAAAGAGAGCAATCCGGCAAAGGTGTTAAGGTACATACTGAGGAAGATGAAATAACAATTGATATTTTCGTAATTGTAGAATTTGGTACCCGTATATCTGTAGTTGCAAATAATATCATAGAGAAGGTTAAATATAATATTGAGAACTTGACAGGTATGAACGTTAAAAAGGTAAATATTAATGTTCAAGGTGTCAGAGTGCAAAAGTAA
- the rsgA gene encoding ribosome small subunit-dependent GTPase A has translation MYSGRLIKGIGGFYYVHVEDQVFECKARGLFRKKKITPLVGDYVEIDVLDHKNKKGVIEDIKSRKNELIRPSVSNIDQAIVVFAVTQPDPHLSLLDRFLVLAESQRLNIIICLNKIDLLEPADYEEIVHTYRAAGYKIILTSTKKEIGIEELRHELKNKTTVFAGPSGVGKSTLLNHVHPGLKLQTGEISTKISRGKHTTRHAEIMEIEENGWVVDTPGFSSLDMNFIDESDLHYYFPEYSFHLENCKFNSCKHLNEPGCGVKEALQSGKISESRYNSYVQFIEEIRKHRRY, from the coding sequence ATGTATAGTGGTAGGTTAATTAAAGGGATCGGCGGCTTTTACTACGTTCATGTAGAGGACCAAGTGTTTGAATGTAAGGCGAGAGGCCTGTTTCGAAAAAAGAAGATAACACCGTTGGTTGGAGATTATGTAGAAATTGATGTGCTGGATCATAAAAACAAAAAAGGTGTTATTGAAGATATAAAGAGCAGAAAAAATGAACTTATCAGACCGTCTGTTTCTAATATCGATCAGGCCATTGTAGTTTTTGCAGTAACACAGCCCGATCCTCACCTTTCACTTTTAGATCGATTCTTAGTATTGGCAGAAAGTCAAAGGCTTAATATTATCATATGCTTGAATAAAATTGATTTACTGGAGCCAGCGGATTATGAGGAAATTGTTCATACCTACAGAGCTGCTGGGTATAAAATTATCCTCACAAGCACAAAGAAAGAGATTGGTATTGAAGAGCTAAGACATGAACTTAAGAATAAAACCACCGTGTTTGCCGGACCATCCGGTGTGGGAAAATCGACGCTTTTAAATCATGTACATCCAGGCTTAAAGCTACAGACTGGAGAAATCAGCACTAAGATTTCAAGGGGAAAACATACGACGCGCCATGCTGAGATCATGGAAATCGAAGAGAATGGATGGGTCGTAGATACGCCGGGCTTTAGTTCCTTAGATATGAATTTTATCGATGAAAGTGATTTGCATTATTATTTTCCTGAATACAGTTTTCATTTAGAAAATTGTAAATTCAACTCATGTAAGCATTTAAATGAACCGGGATGCGGTGTTAAGGAAGCCCTTCAATCAGGTAAAATATCAGAAAGTAGATATAATAGCTACGTTCAATTTATTGAAGAAATTAGAAAACATAGGAGGTATTAA
- the rsmB gene encoding 16S rRNA (cytosine(967)-C(5))-methyltransferase RsmB has protein sequence MNPREGALKVLYEINVNEAFSNIALNKELNNESYNLLDRNLLTELVYGVLENQIYIDHVLSQFSNFQLDKMNPYTLNLLRLGIYQLLFLDRVPSFAAVNETVNLSKKYCKKTTGFINGVLRNVQRNRNNIKMPKPEKNRIKYLSIRYSHPEWLVQLFLKHFDVNFVEELLKANNKKPDLYLRINTLKISVADCIQLLEAEGYVVEQSKIVEEAIVVKGIHNIEKTDFYKKGYIQIQDISSMLVAKALAPKEGELVMDICSAPGGKTTHIAQLMNNKGKIIARDIHEHKLKLIDRTAKRLGIHIIQTEKFSGDHLDESFIHKADKVLVDAPCSGLGIIRRKPEIKYRKEAQDITSIVELQYKILKTAAQYVKIEGTLVYSTCTINPEENDHIVQKFLEQHQNYTLVHLNNEYQDIILQEPNKATIQLYPNINGTDGFFIAKFKRIR, from the coding sequence ATGAACCCAAGAGAGGGCGCTTTGAAAGTGCTGTATGAAATCAATGTCAATGAGGCTTTTTCTAATATTGCTTTGAACAAGGAACTCAATAATGAATCCTATAATCTGTTGGATCGAAATTTACTGACAGAGCTCGTATACGGCGTTTTAGAAAATCAAATCTATATCGACCATGTGTTAAGTCAATTTTCAAACTTTCAACTGGATAAAATGAACCCATACACACTGAATTTGTTGAGGTTAGGGATATACCAATTGTTATTTTTAGATAGAGTACCCAGCTTTGCAGCAGTCAATGAAACGGTGAATCTTTCTAAAAAATACTGTAAAAAAACCACAGGATTTATTAATGGTGTTTTGAGGAATGTACAACGAAACAGGAACAATATAAAAATGCCAAAGCCAGAGAAGAATCGAATAAAATATTTATCCATTCGATATTCTCATCCTGAATGGTTGGTTCAGCTATTTTTAAAGCATTTCGATGTGAACTTTGTAGAGGAGCTTTTAAAGGCCAATAACAAAAAACCGGATTTATACCTTAGAATCAATACTTTGAAAATATCTGTGGCAGACTGTATCCAGCTTCTGGAAGCAGAAGGCTATGTGGTGGAACAGAGTAAAATTGTTGAAGAAGCTATTGTTGTAAAAGGTATCCATAATATAGAAAAAACAGATTTCTATAAAAAAGGATACATTCAAATACAGGATATCAGCTCAATGTTGGTGGCAAAAGCCTTGGCTCCTAAAGAAGGAGAACTGGTTATGGATATATGCAGTGCTCCTGGCGGAAAAACAACACATATAGCTCAACTCATGAACAATAAAGGGAAGATCATCGCCCGAGATATTCATGAGCATAAATTAAAATTAATCGATAGAACGGCAAAACGATTGGGGATTCATATCATTCAAACTGAAAAATTCAGTGGAGATCATTTGGATGAAAGTTTTATCCATAAGGCGGACAAGGTATTAGTAGATGCACCTTGCTCTGGACTGGGTATTATTCGGAGAAAGCCTGAAATAAAATATCGTAAGGAAGCTCAGGATATCACATCAATTGTAGAGTTACAGTACAAAATCCTTAAAACTGCTGCTCAATACGTAAAGATAGAAGGCACATTGGTTTATAGTACCTGTACCATCAATCCAGAAGAAAATGACCATATTGTACAAAAGTTTTTAGAACAGCATCAAAACTATACTTTGGTGCATTTAAATAATGAATATCAGGATATAATCTTACAGGAACCGAATAAAGCCACCATTCAGCTTTATCCGAATATCAATGGTACGGATGGATTTTTTATTGCGAAGTTTAAGCGAATTCGATAA
- a CDS encoding Stp1/IreP family PP2C-type Ser/Thr phosphatase, translated as MMNVSAISDIGKVRDLNEDNYCVSEKGYLLFIVADGMGGHNAGEVASFIVVNTMKEHIHTYISDDMDEQSVKGIIYEAFHRANEKVYRYAEENPSCDGMGTTATLVLKVHSTIYIGHVGDSRAYIIKEGIIEQITQDHSLVAELVRSGSITELEAMKHPQKNVITRALGTSKSIKPDIFSMEFFDNDILVMCTDGLSNFVDKYEIEKIVTEVEDSNEACERLVSMANKRGGYDNITVLVARNSERNTEGR; from the coding sequence ATGATGAATGTAAGTGCGATCTCAGATATCGGTAAAGTGAGAGATTTGAATGAAGATAATTATTGTGTTTCTGAAAAAGGATATCTCTTATTTATAGTTGCCGATGGTATGGGAGGGCATAATGCAGGAGAAGTCGCTAGTTTTATTGTTGTAAATACGATGAAAGAGCATATCCATACCTATATTTCCGATGATATGGATGAACAGTCCGTGAAAGGAATCATTTATGAGGCATTTCATCGGGCAAATGAAAAGGTATATCGTTATGCAGAAGAAAACCCTTCCTGTGATGGCATGGGTACCACTGCAACATTAGTCCTGAAGGTTCATTCGACCATTTACATTGGACACGTTGGCGATAGCAGAGCTTATATTATCAAAGAAGGTATTATAGAGCAGATCACACAGGATCATTCTTTAGTTGCAGAGCTAGTTCGAAGTGGTAGCATTACTGAATTAGAAGCTATGAAACACCCCCAGAAAAATGTCATCACTAGAGCGTTGGGAACAAGTAAGAGTATCAAGCCAGATATTTTTAGTATGGAATTTTTTGACAATGATATTTTAGTGATGTGTACCGATGGCTTGAGCAATTTTGTTGATAAATATGAAATAGAGAAGATTGTAACAGAAGTAGAAGATAGTAATGAAGCGTGTGAAAGGTTGGTATCAATGGCAAATAAAAGAGGTGGCTACGACAATATTACAGTATTGGTAGCGAGAAATAGTGAAAGAAATACGGAGGGTAGGTGA
- the pknB gene encoding Stk1 family PASTA domain-containing Ser/Thr kinase, whose amino-acid sequence MKEIRRVGEDMIGKVLGKRYEIIEKIGGGGMAIVYKAKCALLNRFVAIKVLRPEFINDKDLLDKFRKESQAAASLSHPNIVNVYDVGEEDDIYYIVMEYVNGKTLKEVIKEKGKLNKDEILDFTRQIALALKHAHANHVVHRDIKPHNILITEDHRAKVTDFGIALAATSSTITNTGSIIGSVHYFSPEQARGGYTDEKSDLYSLGIVMYEMATGRLPFEGDAPITIALKHIQENPELPSQYNPSISKDLEIIIMKLLQKEQINRYANAAALIEDLYKVKNNFELGDMDNTLRMEDSPTQIIPMVTANEIKELTENRRKDSNSPTNKNNREDGKKRKILIGSAIGAALLAALVFTFAFFYISDFLKTEDVVVPNFVGMTMDEATKEAATIGLKLNVTRKPDDAPKDEVIKQTTSPNMKVRKGFEVKIVVSEGSELAVVPDLEYKDEADVPSILKKNGLVAGDVKREPSDLPIGTVINQNPRAGFKAERGSTVNYVVSEGPATAMVVMPDLRGKTLEEAKAEITKNKLQVGTTDPKYSDVYAAGLVISQNIDPNVETPEGSVVNLVVSQGPENPGSNEGETEENNNGNTPVTKQITINLSTYSGIVNVEVYEVTALSNVKIYGKEYNLDNLRPEEKIIKVPVTGLGSEQYTVYINGENKGNL is encoded by the coding sequence GTGAAAGAAATACGGAGGGTAGGTGAAGACATGATTGGTAAAGTTTTAGGAAAAAGGTATGAAATTATTGAAAAAATAGGCGGCGGTGGTATGGCTATCGTATATAAAGCAAAATGTGCCCTACTCAACCGATTTGTTGCAATTAAGGTCCTAAGACCGGAATTTATAAATGATAAGGATTTATTAGATAAATTTAGAAAAGAATCACAAGCTGCTGCTAGTTTATCCCACCCCAATATCGTCAATGTATACGATGTTGGAGAAGAAGACGACATCTATTATATTGTTATGGAATATGTGAATGGAAAAACCTTAAAGGAAGTAATCAAGGAAAAAGGAAAACTAAATAAAGATGAAATATTAGATTTTACGAGACAGATTGCTTTGGCTTTAAAGCATGCACACGCCAATCATGTGGTTCACAGAGATATTAAACCTCATAATATTTTAATCACAGAAGATCATAGAGCAAAGGTTACAGACTTTGGAATTGCTTTAGCGGCAACTTCATCCACTATTACAAATACGGGAAGCATTATCGGATCCGTCCACTATTTCTCTCCTGAACAAGCAAGAGGTGGATATACGGATGAAAAATCAGATCTGTATTCTTTAGGTATTGTGATGTATGAAATGGCTACAGGTAGGCTGCCTTTTGAAGGAGATGCACCGATTACAATTGCTTTAAAGCATATTCAGGAAAATCCAGAGTTACCTTCTCAATACAATCCTTCGATTTCCAAAGATTTAGAAATCATCATCATGAAGCTCCTTCAAAAAGAGCAGATCAATCGATATGCAAACGCTGCTGCCTTAATAGAGGATCTATATAAAGTAAAGAATAACTTTGAATTAGGGGATATGGATAATACCTTAAGAATGGAAGATTCCCCTACTCAGATTATACCAATGGTAACCGCCAATGAGATTAAAGAGCTGACGGAAAATAGAAGAAAGGATTCTAATAGTCCTACAAATAAAAACAATAGAGAAGATGGAAAAAAGCGTAAGATATTGATTGGATCTGCCATTGGGGCTGCGCTATTGGCCGCATTGGTCTTTACATTTGCCTTTTTCTATATCTCTGATTTCTTAAAGACGGAAGACGTTGTAGTACCAAACTTTGTTGGCATGACCATGGATGAAGCTACAAAGGAAGCGGCTACCATCGGCTTAAAGCTGAATGTTACGAGAAAGCCAGATGATGCACCGAAGGATGAGGTTATTAAGCAGACAACGTCACCAAACATGAAAGTAAGAAAAGGATTTGAAGTAAAGATCGTCGTCAGCGAAGGCAGTGAATTGGCAGTGGTGCCAGATCTAGAATATAAGGATGAAGCCGATGTTCCATCAATTTTAAAGAAGAATGGATTGGTGGCAGGAGACGTGAAAAGAGAGCCCAGCGATTTGCCTATTGGTACGGTCATAAACCAGAATCCTAGAGCTGGCTTTAAAGCGGAAAGAGGTTCCACTGTAAACTACGTAGTAAGTGAAGGACCAGCAACGGCCATGGTTGTTATGCCAGATTTAAGAGGAAAGACTTTAGAAGAAGCGAAAGCAGAAATTACAAAGAATAAGCTTCAAGTTGGAACCACTGATCCAAAATATAGTGATGTTTATGCAGCGGGATTGGTTATATCACAAAATATAGACCCCAATGTGGAGACACCGGAAGGCTCCGTAGTCAACCTGGTGGTAAGCCAAGGTCCTGAAAATCCTGGTTCTAACGAAGGAGAAACAGAAGAGAATAACAATGGAAATACACCTGTAACGAAGCAGATTACCATTAACTTAAGTACCTACAGTGGTATCGTTAATGTAGAAGTTTATGAAGTAACTGCCTTAAGTAATGTAAAAATCTATGGCAAGGAATATAATTTAGATAATCTACGCCCTGAAGAAAAAATCATTAAGGTGCCAGTAACTGGCTTAGGTAGCGAACAATATACCGTGTATATCAATGGAGAAAATAAAGGGAATCTTTAG